TACGGTTTCGGAGCCTTTACTATTTTCGGGGGAATGCTTCACCTCCTTCCGAGGATAGTCTGGAACTGGAAGGTTCAGGAAAAGGAAAACCCAGGGTTTACCATGGGCGATCTGGTGAACGAAAGGGAATTACAAACTTTCTTGGAATACTCAGCCCTCCTTTACGCCTTATTTTTGGCTGTTGATTCCCTTTTTTCTCCGCTTCACGTCATTTCCACAGTAGTTTACCTCGTGATAATGGCTCTATTCCTGAAGGAAATACACAAGGCTTTCCTTTACATCTTTAAGTGATTTCCCTCCCTATTTTACTTATTTCATGAGCATAAAATAATTTTATGGAGGTTATTAGATACTTTCGGGTTTACGCAAGAGAAAAGTTCGGCACAATGGTCTGGATAACTCACAAATGGAAAAAGTAAATTATGAGTTACATTATATTATTATGATATTTTCTGATACAGTCAGGTACGCTCTTATAGCCTTGGCTTACTTGGCCTTGAACAGGGACAGGTTAGTAAAGGTTGAAGAGATAGCAAAAGTGCACAAGATACCACGTCCCTTTCTTGCAAAGGTCATGCACGAGCTCTCGAAAAGGGGAGTTGTTTACTCGGTAAAGGGACCAAGGGGCGGCTTTTCACTTGCAAAGGAACCTGACAAAATCACTATATGGGACATTATAGAACTCTTCGGGGATGCGTATAAATACGAGATGTGCTTGCTCATGCCTCACAAGTGTAGTGAGTTTGCCGATAACCCGTGCATAGTCCACCACAAGTGGGAAGAACTAAAGTCACAAATACAGGACTTCTTTAAGGGGACAACTATCAAGGATCTCATCAACATAGAAGAAAAGCACCTTTTCCCCGTTTCCCGTTAAAAAGTATAGAATCAGGAGTTTACTCTTCCTTATACTCCGCCTTAGATGTAGCCGTTTCCCAGAGAACTACCTTAACTACCTTTACCTCCCCCAGTAGTCCCGCTTCTTCAAGTCTTTTCTTAAGAAAGTCATAAAAGAACTTTGCAAGGGCTTCAGCGGTGGGACAAAACTCCACTGGAAATATCTTCATTGCTCCGTACTTTTCTGCAACATCTTTTAATTCAGGGTACATAGGGTCGTTTACGTCTATGATAAAACTGTGGTCTATCTCCTCTATTAAACCCTTGAGGGCGTTCTTTACGTGGTAAAAGTCCATTACCATGTCCTGCTCGCTTAAGGTGTCAGAACCCACAGTAACTTCCAGCACATAACTGTGGCCGTGGAGGTTTACGCATTTGTTAACAGGTTTTTCCTTCGTAAATTGAGCACCTCTTCCATATGTGAGGTTCTGCTTCCACACCCTGTGTCCCGCTTCAAACCTGAAGGTTTTGCTTATTTCCCACTTCATGATATCTTAAAAAGATTATAAGGAGGTTTCGTATTGTTTCCCGAAGTTATATCAGTTTTCGGACTGAAAATCAGCCTCTACGGAATTTTAGTAGCCTTGGGCGTTCTGGTGGGATACTTCTTAGTTCTAAAGCTAGCAAAAAGGGAAGGTCTCAATACCAAAGCGGTTGAAAACACCTTCATGATAGCGGTTCTCTTTGGAGTTATCGGAGCAAGAATTGCGTACATATTAGAGCACCCCTACGAGTTTCACTCCTTAGTGGACTTCCTCGCCTTGTGGAAGGGTGGCGTTTCCTTTTACGGAGGACTTATCGGTGGAATAATCGGGGCTTTAATAGGAATTAAGGTATTTAACCTACCTCTCTGGAAATCCGCGGACATAGCCGCTCCCGCGATAGCCTTGGCACACTTTTTCGGAAGGCTCGGGTGCACTTCCGCCGGTTGTTGCTACGGAAAACCCTTTCCTTACGCCACGAGCAACGAAGTAGGCATTCACTTTTCGGATAAATTTCCCTTCTTTTACGTAGTTTTCCCGAAAGGTGCGGTAGCACCTCCCTTTACTCCACTCTACCCAACCCAGCTCATGGAAGCCTTC
The genomic region above belongs to Aquifex aeolicus VF5 and contains:
- a CDS encoding Rrf2 family transcriptional regulator yields the protein MIFSDTVRYALIALAYLALNRDRLVKVEEIAKVHKIPRPFLAKVMHELSKRGVVYSVKGPRGGFSLAKEPDKITIWDIIELFGDAYKYEMCLLMPHKCSEFADNPCIVHHKWEELKSQIQDFFKGTTIKDLINIEEKHLFPVSR
- a CDS encoding 6-pyruvoyl trahydropterin synthase family protein, giving the protein MKWEISKTFRFEAGHRVWKQNLTYGRGAQFTKEKPVNKCVNLHGHSYVLEVTVGSDTLSEQDMVMDFYHVKNALKGLIEEIDHSFIIDVNDPMYPELKDVAEKYGAMKIFPVEFCPTAEALAKFFYDFLKKRLEEAGLLGEVKVVKVVLWETATSKAEYKEE
- the lgt gene encoding prolipoprotein diacylglyceryl transferase encodes the protein MFPEVISVFGLKISLYGILVALGVLVGYFLVLKLAKREGLNTKAVENTFMIAVLFGVIGARIAYILEHPYEFHSLVDFLALWKGGVSFYGGLIGGIIGALIGIKVFNLPLWKSADIAAPAIALAHFFGRLGCTSAGCCYGKPFPYATSNEVGIHFSDKFPFFYVVFPKGAVAPPFTPLYPTQLMEAFGNLLIFFVLLFAYRYKPFSGFVFSLYLMLYGFERFFLEFFRGVTPPIPGIGLTWNQVVSLVLIAGSILLMFLLKNQKSNVVDYEV